The region CTCAAGTCTGTAACGGATTGAACGATGAGGGGCGACCTATGAAAGTGTTGATTGCGACGGATGGATCCAAGTATGGCAAGTGGGCGACCGAGTGGGTGGCGAGAATGCCCTTTGCCGACAAGCCGGAAGTGAGCGTCCTGCATGTGACGGATGTCGAGGCCCTGCGCGCGCCGTTCATGTTTCAGCCGGTGGTGATCGGCAATGAGCCGTTTATTCAGGAAGAAATCAAACGGATCGAAGCCCGTGGAAAGACGGCCATGGCCGAGGCTAAGGCTCAGATGGCGTCGCTCAAGTTAAAAGGCAAGCTGGTGTCTGAGCGCGGGGCAGCCGGCTCGACCATTCTCGATCGTGCGCCGCAGCGTGACGGGCTGGTGGCAATCGGGAGCCGGGGGCTGGATGCGCTCGACCGGTTCATGCTCGGGAGTGTCTCGACTCAGGTGACGTTGCATGCGCCCTGCTCGGTTCTCATTGTGAAGGAAGAGCCGCGCCCGCTGAGCCGGATTCTCTTCGCAGCCGACGGGTCCAAGGCCTCGGAGAAGGCGTTGCGGTTCCTGCTGACCAAACTGCATCCGGAAGAGCGGGAAGGCCTGGAGCCGATCGATGTGGTGGTGATGCACGCCATGCCGTTCCTGAAGTATCCGGAACTCAAAGAGGCCGGCGCCCGCCTGGTCGAGCAATGCGCGAACAAGCTGCTGAAGGCCGGGTATGTGGTCGATGAAGTGGTCCAGCTGGGAAAACCGGCCGATGAGATCTTGAAAGTAGCGACGAAGAAGAAAGTCGATCTGATCGTGACCGGGGCCAAAGGCATGGGGGCCGTCGCCAGGTTCCTGCTGGGCAGTGTTTCGACCAAGGTTGTGCAGCACAGCACTTGCTCGGTGCTCGTGGTCCGTTAGGCAGGCTGATGAGAAAGGCCGCCAGCGGCGTTCTCGCGTCGTTCAGAGGCTCGATGTACGGCCACGGGACAAGTGCCTGTCTTGGCAGGCTCGGGGTGGGTGGGTAAGAACGACCGCCTCGCCTCTGGGACACTGGGCGCTCACCGTCTCGCGCCCGTCCGCAGATGTGACGCTCATTACTCTTCGCGTCGCGGACCTTGCTGCGGCCTTGCTGGACGGTCTTTCTCAACAGCCTGCGGCAGGTTCTGGGAACGTCTGTGGCTCTGCTGGTTCCTCCCGGGGCAACTAAGACTGCTGTGGCATTTCACCCCGCTCTCAGGGCCGGTAGCGTAGCAAAACGCTGCTACCGGCATCCCATTCCTCTCGAAATCCGGACTCTCTCACGGCATGGTCCCTGCTGTTCTCAGGAACAGCAGGGTCGCGCAAGGCAGATGATCGACGCATGACAGACACAGCGGGGGTTTTCAGGCGGAATTCCAACGGACAGCATCGGCGATCCGGTGACTGGCGTTCTCTTGCGGGACGATGCCTGGTGATCGGGCTGGTACTGATCCTGGCGGCAGCCTGCGATCGGGATGCGCCCGTGGCGCCGACGGCCGGTAAGCCGGTGAACAGAGCCGCCAACGGGATGGTGCAGCTGACCGATCCTGAAATTGCCCGGGCCGGCATCGAGGTGATGACGGTCAAGAAAGAGCCGTTTACCTTCCATCGCGAATTTCCCGCGACCGTGCAAGCCAACGAGAATGAACTGGCGGAGGTCACGACTCTCATTCGAGGGAGGGTCGTCGAGGTGCTGGTCGATGTGGGGAAAGATGTGAAGAAGGGTGAGCGGTTGGCTCTGCTCGACAGTACCGATCTCGGGATGGCCGAAGGCGCGTACCTCAAGTCGGCGGCGAGGCAACATGAAGCGCAGCTGGCCTTTGAACGGGCGGAAAATCTTCATGAGCATCGTGCGATCAGTCTGGCCGAACTGCAACGCCGGGAAGCGGAAATGAAAACCGCGCGAGCCGATGCGCGGGAAGCCTCGCATCGGCTCGCGCTGCTCGGCGTGCCGGCCCAGGAAATCCAACGGCTCGAACGCGAGCAGACGATCCGTTCCGACGTGGCGATTCGAGCGCCATTTGCGGGCCGTGTGATCATGCGTAATATCACGCGCGGGGAGGTGGTGGAGACCTCGCGGAACTGTTTCACCATCGCCGACCTGTCCGATGTCTGGGTGGTGGCCAACGTGCCGGAAAAGGACGTGCGCTTTATTCGTCCGAAGGACCGGGTTCATGTGATGGTTCCGGCCTATCCGCACGGGCTGTTCTCCGGCACCGTGACCTACGTCAGCGATGTCCTCGACCCGTCGACCAGGACGATGCGCGTCCGTGTCACCGTGCTCAATCCCGATCGGACCTTGAAGCCGGAGATGTTCGCCATGGTCCGTGTGTTCGCGTCGCCTCAACCGGAGGCGTTGGCGGTGCCGCTCACGGCCGTGCAGCAGGACGGCACGGGCAAATTGCTGTTCGTGCGTCGACCGGACAATCGGTTTGAATCGCGCCGGGTTCTCCTGGGAGACGAACTGGATGGAAAGGCGCTCGTCCTGGAGGGGCTGCACGAGGGGGAAGACGTGGTCGTCAAAGGAGCCTTCGCGATCAAGTCGGAGTTCGATATCCACAAAATCGAGCCCACGCCATGATTGCCTCACTGTTGGAGTTCTCGCTCCGCCAATCGATCCTCGTCATCGGACTGGCCTGCATGTTCTCCGTGGCCGGGCTGTTCGCCTTTCAATCCATTCCCATCGATGCCTACCCCGATGTGACCAATGTGCAGGTGCAGGTGTTGACGGAAGCGCCGGGCCTCTCTCCCGTTGAAGTGGAACGCTTCATCACCTATCCGATCGAACTGCAGATGAACGGCCTGCCGGGTCTGACGGAAATCCGCTCGTTGTCCAAGTTCGCGCTCTCTCAGCTGAC is a window of Nitrospira sp. DNA encoding:
- a CDS encoding universal stress protein, with translation MKVLIATDGSKYGKWATEWVARMPFADKPEVSVLHVTDVEALRAPFMFQPVVIGNEPFIQEEIKRIEARGKTAMAEAKAQMASLKLKGKLVSERGAAGSTILDRAPQRDGLVAIGSRGLDALDRFMLGSVSTQVTLHAPCSVLIVKEEPRPLSRILFAADGSKASEKALRFLLTKLHPEEREGLEPIDVVVMHAMPFLKYPELKEAGARLVEQCANKLLKAGYVVDEVVQLGKPADEILKVATKKKVDLIVTGAKGMGAVARFLLGSVSTKVVQHSTCSVLVVR
- a CDS encoding efflux RND transporter periplasmic adaptor subunit codes for the protein MTDTAGVFRRNSNGQHRRSGDWRSLAGRCLVIGLVLILAAACDRDAPVAPTAGKPVNRAANGMVQLTDPEIARAGIEVMTVKKEPFTFHREFPATVQANENELAEVTTLIRGRVVEVLVDVGKDVKKGERLALLDSTDLGMAEGAYLKSAARQHEAQLAFERAENLHEHRAISLAELQRREAEMKTARADAREASHRLALLGVPAQEIQRLEREQTIRSDVAIRAPFAGRVIMRNITRGEVVETSRNCFTIADLSDVWVVANVPEKDVRFIRPKDRVHVMVPAYPHGLFSGTVTYVSDVLDPSTRTMRVRVTVLNPDRTLKPEMFAMVRVFASPQPEALAVPLTAVQQDGTGKLLFVRRPDNRFESRRVLLGDELDGKALVLEGLHEGEDVVVKGAFAIKSEFDIHKIEPTP